The following coding sequences lie in one Peribacillus frigoritolerans genomic window:
- a CDS encoding SpoIIE family protein phosphatase, with protein MNEQLNEAPCGYLTLSEEDTILSVNQTLLKLLGYNLDDLKGQHINFILSASAILFHQLYLVPLIKLENHIEEIYISLKSEDEEEIPVLLNAVQRERDGRTIIECVVIPMRKRNELENELLIAKKEAVTALNARNKAYSDLETAHETMKMQKDKLIELNEKNEKYKVDTEREMDLAKKIQETLLTVPISNEHLEIQAYYKGSNQLSGDLYGFYQIDAQRYGLILLDVMGHGLSSALITMSLHSIFQRLILKGSEVKTVMKELDDHLHSLFKNTSETWHYCTAVYLLIDTDKREINYINAGHPSVLLQDINGKQYQLRSNRPPLGMFEEIIFKTNTLTYNKDSKLCLYTDGVEEPLGSDRLCSLLKTYSAAPLSTLKEEIIQSLRNEEDTDQRKDDQSLILVKLK; from the coding sequence GTGAATGAACAACTGAATGAGGCACCCTGCGGATATTTAACTTTATCAGAAGAAGATACAATTTTATCCGTTAATCAAACCTTACTTAAATTATTGGGGTATAATCTCGATGATTTGAAGGGACAGCATATTAATTTTATCCTTTCGGCTTCTGCTATACTCTTTCATCAGCTTTATCTTGTTCCTCTGATTAAGTTAGAAAATCACATTGAGGAAATATATATATCCTTAAAGTCTGAAGACGAAGAAGAAATACCTGTGTTACTAAACGCTGTTCAAAGAGAGCGAGATGGAAGAACCATTATTGAGTGTGTGGTGATTCCAATGCGAAAAAGAAACGAATTAGAAAATGAGCTTCTTATAGCGAAAAAAGAGGCAGTGACCGCTTTAAATGCTAGGAATAAGGCTTATTCTGATTTAGAGACTGCTCATGAAACGATGAAAATGCAAAAGGATAAACTTATTGAATTAAACGAAAAAAACGAAAAATACAAAGTAGATACAGAAAGAGAAATGGATCTTGCTAAAAAAATCCAAGAGACACTATTAACTGTTCCTATTAGTAATGAACATCTTGAAATTCAAGCGTATTATAAAGGTTCCAATCAATTATCAGGTGATCTATATGGATTTTACCAAATTGACGCCCAACGGTATGGGCTTATCCTACTTGATGTGATGGGGCACGGGCTTTCTTCAGCTCTCATAACCATGTCACTTCATTCCATATTTCAGAGATTAATTTTAAAAGGTTCTGAAGTGAAAACTGTGATGAAGGAATTAGATGATCACCTTCATTCTTTATTCAAAAACACAAGTGAAACTTGGCATTACTGCACAGCCGTCTACCTTTTAATCGATACTGATAAGAGAGAAATTAATTATATTAATGCAGGCCATCCTTCCGTTCTTTTACAGGATATAAACGGAAAACAATATCAGTTGCGTTCTAATCGGCCTCCACTCGGGATGTTTGAAGAAATTATTTTTAAAACAAATACCCTTACATACAATAAGGACAGTAAGCTCTGCCTTTATACAGATGGAGTTGAAGAACCTCTAGGTTCAGACCGTTTATGCTCATTGTTAAAGACCTATTCGGCTGCCCCTTTATCTACACTTAAAGAGGAAATTATACAATCGCTTAGAAATGAAGAGGACACTGACCAACGTAAAGATGACCAAAGTCTTATTTTGGTTAAACTAAAATAA
- a CDS encoding DNA/RNA non-specific endonuclease, with protein MPKSRFKKVQATITDIARSGKTTLKNIGEELGKKEIPKSISVEQVSLAGGPSLPHVMTEKQTIKEAYQKFTVKDSKVEAVPGESIPKGTGKSAEVSEVKTLADNRQQFTNGRKNRLKPDIRYKTGEYDYFYETDNVGRIVKFETENLQLTTRTDRLSHSKNTPGKVKGQDHAGHLAGDRFGGSHKIDNLVSQLSDVNLKQYKKIEEERAAALKETPSKKVTVVDIIYSGNDMRPEKFKVIYTIDGKRSSRVLEN; from the coding sequence TTGCCCAAAAGCAGGTTCAAAAAGGTTCAAGCTACAATAACAGACATAGCGAGATCAGGAAAAACCACGTTAAAAAATATAGGTGAAGAACTAGGTAAAAAAGAAATTCCTAAAAGTATAAGTGTGGAACAAGTATCCCTCGCAGGAGGACCAAGCCTTCCCCATGTTATGACGGAAAAGCAGACAATTAAGGAAGCCTATCAGAAATTTACGGTGAAGGATAGCAAAGTAGAGGCTGTTCCAGGGGAGAGTATTCCTAAGGGTACGGGTAAAAGTGCTGAAGTAAGTGAAGTTAAAACATTAGCGGACAACAGACAACAGTTTACAAACGGAAGAAAAAATAGGTTAAAGCCTGATATTAGGTATAAAACAGGAGAGTATGATTACTTTTATGAAACAGATAATGTAGGTAGGATTGTAAAATTTGAAACAGAAAATTTACAATTAACAACGAGAACAGATAGATTGTCACACAGCAAAAACACACCTGGTAAAGTAAAAGGTCAAGACCATGCAGGGCATTTGGCAGGTGATAGATTTGGAGGATCACATAAAATTGACAATTTGGTTTCGCAATTATCTGATGTTAATTTGAAGCAATATAAGAAAATTGAAGAAGAACGGGCTGCAGCTTTAAAAGAAACACCTTCCAAAAAAGTAACAGTTGTTGATATAATCTACTCTGGGAACGATATGCGTCCTGAAAAATTTAAAGTAATTTATACTATTGATGGTAAAAGGAGCTCTAGAGTTCTTGAAAATTAA
- a CDS encoding polymorphic toxin type 15 domain-containing protein: protein MFKQNPKHNAEEFARQLKDQEKGLNDLTIDEYLKNRERYIEEGRAGIKETRIV, encoded by the coding sequence ATGTTCAAGCAAAATCCAAAACACAATGCAGAAGAATTCGCTAGACAGTTAAAAGACCAAGAAAAAGGGTTGAATGATTTAACTATTGATGAATATTTAAAGAATAGAGAAAGATATATAGAAGAAGGAAGAGCTGGAATTAAGGAAACAAGGATTGTCTAG
- a CDS encoding T6SS immunity protein Tdi1 domain-containing protein produces MSNNVFGGFVFEEKIDKEVIEKYKEKIPEQITEIWRQYGFGSILKGYLKLINPEVFEELLKDVYIRSEDAIPLFATSMGDIIVWEKGRYLNLLNFRKGNVNVISAGFDFFLDDLNDNSFIVEELEWNPYPEAVDKYGEPDFDECFGYTPLLGLGGPDKVENLKKVKLIEHIYLITQFMGPIE; encoded by the coding sequence TTGTCAAATAATGTATTTGGAGGATTTGTATTTGAAGAAAAAATTGATAAAGAAGTCATCGAAAAATATAAAGAGAAGATACCAGAACAAATAACAGAAATATGGAGGCAATACGGGTTTGGAAGTATATTAAAAGGTTATTTAAAATTGATAAACCCTGAAGTATTTGAAGAACTTTTAAAAGATGTATATATAAGAAGCGAGGATGCTATTCCGTTATTTGCTACATCTATGGGCGATATAATTGTTTGGGAAAAAGGAAGATATTTAAACCTGCTAAATTTTAGAAAAGGGAATGTAAATGTTATTTCAGCTGGTTTTGACTTTTTTCTAGATGATTTAAATGATAATAGCTTTATTGTTGAAGAATTAGAATGGAATCCTTATCCTGAAGCAGTTGATAAATATGGAGAACCAGATTTTGATGAATGTTTTGGTTATACCCCTCTCCTTGGATTAGGTGGACCAGATAAAGTGGAAAACCTGAAAAAGGTGAAACTTATTGAACATATTTATCTGATTACTCAATTCATGGGACCAATCGAATAA
- a CDS encoding immunity protein YezG family protein, which translates to MKEFEDKFSELQADMISICMEYVEDRADKVYVHASCEEGIISSSFFYLINNKYLKSHKLNDALENGEERYDVSAERNFMVLDILNEDIGKIKALCKEYEKDMPTEMKLIYDVKSGNFKAEYKYDLVYTHDEIKTATHIFNEWFDEIKNNNL; encoded by the coding sequence ATGAAAGAATTTGAAGATAAGTTTAGTGAATTGCAAGCAGATATGATATCCATATGTATGGAATATGTTGAAGATAGAGCTGATAAAGTATATGTTCATGCTTCATGTGAAGAAGGAATTATTTCGAGCAGTTTCTTTTATTTGATTAACAATAAGTATTTAAAGTCTCATAAATTGAATGATGCATTGGAAAATGGGGAAGAAAGATATGATGTATCTGCAGAACGAAATTTTATGGTATTAGATATCTTAAATGAAGATATCGGAAAAATCAAAGCATTATGCAAAGAATATGAAAAAGATATGCCCACTGAGATGAAATTAATATATGATGTCAAGAGTGGAAACTTCAAAGCTGAATACAAGTATGATTTAGTTTATACGCATGATGAGATTAAAACGGCCACTCATATTTTTAATGAGTGGTTTGATGAGATAAAAAATAATAACCTTTAA
- a CDS encoding peptidoglycan-binding protein produces MTVKLETLLDRSEKNMGSGIHPVVKESALEMVKRAYQEGIFVQISAGYRSMEEQAKLYGQGRLGYIYDGKNYSNLSKPRVTNAMPGQSYHNYGLAIDYFIVSDDGKNAIWTVDAKWKRVAAIGKSLGFAWGGDWSSFKDYPHLDMTAGLTYSQLKAGAKPVLISKVKGTTPPATQVESEVIVKDTPAKDSGNQTIKSIQRTLNSRYNAKIDVDGYYGPNTKKALIKGFQTELNKQYGAKINVDGIWGPQTKAASPNVREGAEGNITYILQAALYLEGHNPHGMDGIFGSGTEIAVKAFQRANGLSADGIAGENTFAKLFG; encoded by the coding sequence TTGACGGTTAAATTAGAAACTTTATTGGATCGTTCAGAAAAGAATATGGGCAGCGGAATTCATCCAGTCGTAAAAGAATCAGCATTGGAAATGGTTAAACGGGCATATCAAGAAGGCATTTTCGTGCAAATCAGCGCAGGTTATCGGTCTATGGAAGAGCAAGCAAAGCTATATGGTCAAGGTCGCCTAGGATATATCTACGATGGTAAAAACTATAGTAATCTATCAAAACCGAGAGTGACCAACGCGATGCCAGGTCAATCTTACCATAACTATGGACTAGCCATTGATTATTTCATAGTCAGTGATGATGGAAAGAATGCAATATGGACGGTTGATGCAAAATGGAAACGGGTAGCGGCTATTGGTAAATCCTTGGGCTTTGCATGGGGAGGAGATTGGTCAAGCTTTAAAGACTATCCGCACTTGGATATGACGGCCGGACTGACTTATTCTCAGTTAAAAGCGGGAGCAAAGCCTGTACTGATATCAAAAGTTAAAGGAACAACCCCACCAGCTACACAAGTCGAATCCGAAGTCATTGTAAAAGATACACCAGCAAAGGACAGCGGCAACCAAACTATCAAGTCCATTCAAAGGACATTAAATAGCAGATATAATGCGAAAATAGATGTTGATGGATATTATGGTCCCAATACTAAAAAAGCGCTGATCAAGGGTTTTCAAACCGAATTGAATAAACAATATGGTGCAAAGATTAATGTTGATGGAATATGGGGACCCCAAACAAAAGCGGCTTCACCTAATGTTAGGGAAGGGGCGGAAGGGAATATCACCTATATCCTTCAAGCTGCACTTTATTTGGAAGGACATAATCCACATGGCATGGATGGTATCTTTGGAAGCGGAACGGAAATAGCTGTGAAGGCATTTCAAAGGGCCAATGGATTATCTGCAGACGGCATCGCCGGTGAAAATACCTTTGCAAAACTATTTGGATGA
- a CDS encoding MBL fold metallo-hydrolase — protein sequence MVLNTSKGIVLVDAAWDDILAKQILDMIKKEFKKPVKWAIVTHHKYDRIGGIQALLDQN from the coding sequence CTGGTACTTAATACTTCAAAAGGAATCGTCTTAGTTGATGCAGCTTGGGACGATATACTGGCAAAGCAAATATTGGATATGATAAAAAAGGAATTCAAAAAACCTGTCAAGTGGGCAATAGTAACTCACCACAAATACGATAGAATTGGCGGGATACAGGCATTATTGGATCAAAACTAA
- a CDS encoding Imm6 family immunity protein, with product MNFINNLNAVAKVAVGLVIAENMFNIISMDEPGYKIGKEALDSCWKWLEGEKIDADDLCNYIDSEDYVDVAEFANKEKDVQKQYAWYSVLDAVSYTTYQAYKKEKRDFVPQVVEVIDDETLRILGENAIESGYFEIESLNNFKKYLLENYSLIDNIENYNYIKRDRLTLS from the coding sequence ATGAATTTTATCAATAACCTCAACGCAGTGGCTAAGGTTGCAGTAGGATTGGTAATAGCTGAAAATATGTTTAATATAATTAGTATGGATGAACCCGGATATAAAATTGGTAAAGAAGCTCTAGATTCCTGTTGGAAATGGCTTGAAGGTGAAAAAATCGATGCGGATGATTTGTGTAACTACATAGATAGCGAAGATTATGTAGATGTAGCTGAGTTTGCAAATAAAGAAAAGGATGTACAAAAACAATATGCATGGTATTCAGTTTTAGATGCTGTTTCTTATACAACTTATCAAGCATATAAAAAGGAAAAAAGAGACTTTGTTCCTCAAGTGGTTGAAGTGATTGATGACGAAACGTTAAGAATATTAGGTGAAAATGCGATTGAATCGGGTTATTTTGAGATTGAAAGTCTAAATAATTTTAAAAAATACTTATTGGAAAACTACTCATTAATCGATAATATTGAAAACTATAATTATATAAAAAGGGATAGACTAACACTGTCCTAA
- a CDS encoding DUF600 domain-containing protein yields the protein MFILGKEFEDYFSELQTDLVAICLEFVDKKADEIYIYGSYEPDAYYFNVFYNVQGTIVLKQKLNEIDVKNHDYIYDVSKERQFALQRIGTEILEEIHKRCNEFNHEMPTEIKLRYSIKNNKLQAKYNYDLVYTNDDTLLPSNIFKTWFNEVSEELSKRD from the coding sequence GTGTTCATTTTGGGAAAAGAATTTGAAGATTATTTTTCAGAGCTTCAAACAGATTTGGTTGCGATTTGTTTGGAATTTGTTGATAAGAAAGCAGATGAAATTTATATTTATGGTTCTTATGAACCTGATGCATATTATTTTAATGTGTTTTATAACGTGCAAGGGACTATTGTTTTGAAGCAAAAATTGAACGAAATAGATGTGAAGAATCATGACTATATTTATGATGTATCAAAAGAACGACAATTTGCATTACAACGTATAGGTACTGAAATTTTAGAAGAGATTCATAAAAGATGTAACGAATTTAATCATGAGATGCCAACTGAAATAAAGTTACGTTACAGTATAAAAAATAACAAATTGCAAGCAAAGTATAACTATGATTTAGTTTACACTAATGATGATACCCTTCTTCCAAGTAATATTTTCAAAACTTGGTTTAATGAAGTAAGTGAAGAGTTAAGTAAAAGAGATTAA
- a CDS encoding contact-dependent growth inhibition system immunity protein: MKERYDYLEELEDFLCGTFHQDISSPEQALVEFINEANNECLLFTIKYCDEFLNSDITKKEKENYIKANAEIYFPAIGLTPIQWLNKVIERIKEAVKLK; the protein is encoded by the coding sequence ATGAAAGAAAGGTATGATTACTTAGAAGAGTTAGAAGATTTTTTATGTGGAACATTTCACCAGGATATTAGTTCGCCTGAACAAGCATTAGTTGAGTTTATAAACGAAGCTAATAATGAATGTTTGCTTTTTACAATAAAGTATTGTGACGAATTTTTAAATAGTGATATAACAAAAAAAGAAAAGGAAAACTATATAAAAGCTAATGCAGAAATTTATTTTCCCGCAATTGGATTAACTCCTATACAGTGGCTAAATAAAGTCATAGAACGAATAAAAGAAGCTGTAAAATTAAAATAG
- a CDS encoding alpha/beta fold hydrolase has protein sequence MNPNILLRNNVKLKGSGTRPMIFAPGFGCDQNVWQSVAKDFEDEYQIILFDYVGSGNSDIQAYNVERYSTLEGYAQDVLDVCSALDLKDAIFVGHSVGCVIGMLASIKHPEYFSKLVLVGPSPCYLNLPNDYYGGFEKEQLLGLIDMMDKNYIGWATAFAGTVMNNPDRPELKRELENRFCSTDPIIARQFAEVTFFADNRKDLPKVKVPSLILQCSEDVIAPSAVGEYIHKHLPDSTLKVMKATGHCPHMSHPEETIFLIRQFLDEFPTNDL, from the coding sequence ATGAATCCCAATATTTTATTGCGTAATAATGTAAAGCTTAAAGGAAGTGGTACACGACCAATGATATTTGCCCCAGGTTTTGGTTGTGATCAAAATGTCTGGCAATCAGTTGCAAAAGACTTCGAAGATGAATACCAAATTATCCTATTTGACTATGTTGGGTCAGGTAATTCAGATATACAGGCATATAACGTGGAAAGATACAGTACTCTTGAAGGGTATGCACAAGATGTACTTGATGTTTGTTCCGCATTAGACCTAAAAGATGCTATATTTGTTGGACACTCTGTCGGATGTGTGATCGGCATGCTGGCATCAATTAAACATCCAGAATATTTTTCTAAACTTGTTCTGGTTGGTCCTTCTCCTTGCTACTTGAATCTCCCTAATGATTATTACGGAGGATTCGAAAAAGAACAACTTTTAGGATTGATTGATATGATGGACAAAAATTATATAGGCTGGGCAACCGCCTTTGCTGGAACGGTAATGAATAATCCAGATCGACCAGAGCTTAAACGGGAGCTAGAGAATCGTTTTTGTTCTACTGATCCCATTATCGCTCGACAATTTGCGGAGGTTACCTTTTTTGCTGATAACCGTAAAGACTTACCAAAAGTAAAAGTACCATCACTCATTTTGCAATGTTCAGAAGATGTTATTGCTCCGTCAGCAGTAGGAGAATATATTCATAAGCATCTTCCTGATAGTACATTGAAAGTGATGAAAGCAACAGGACACTGTCCACATATGAGTCATCCTGAAGAGACGATATTCTTAATTAGACAGTTTTTGGATGAATTTCCGACAAACGATTTATAG
- a CDS encoding iron-hydroxamate ABC transporter substrate-binding protein, giving the protein MKKLFIPFLLLFVLILSACGNKETANENNASKAKKETVTYQSETGPIEIPKNPKRIIALSNGPNVLALEGNVVGIDQWTNMNPLFKERLKGVEVVSEDNLEKIIELEPDLIIAGSEMKNIGKLNEIAPTVVFTWGKLDYLSQQIEIGKLLNKEKEAKEWVNDFETRAESAGKAIRAKIGEDATVSVIENDAKEFYVFGNNYARGTEILYQAMDLKMPEKVKEKALKSGIYVLSSEVLPEYTGDYIIFSKNPDVVNSFVETETWKNIPAVKNDRIFEINSKASTYSDPITLEHLLEFFEKSFLNK; this is encoded by the coding sequence ATGAAAAAGCTATTCATCCCCTTCCTACTCTTGTTCGTACTCATTCTTAGTGCTTGCGGTAACAAAGAGACTGCGAACGAAAATAATGCATCCAAGGCTAAAAAAGAAACAGTTACATATCAATCAGAAACTGGCCCTATTGAGATTCCTAAAAACCCAAAAAGAATAATTGCTCTCTCTAATGGACCTAATGTATTGGCTTTAGAAGGAAATGTCGTTGGGATAGACCAATGGACTAATATGAATCCACTTTTTAAAGAAAGACTAAAGGGAGTGGAAGTCGTATCAGAAGATAACCTCGAGAAAATCATAGAACTGGAACCGGACCTAATCATAGCGGGATCCGAGATGAAAAATATCGGAAAGCTAAATGAAATTGCTCCAACTGTAGTATTCACTTGGGGGAAATTAGATTATTTATCACAGCAAATAGAAATCGGTAAACTCTTAAACAAAGAAAAGGAAGCAAAAGAATGGGTTAATGATTTCGAAACACGTGCAGAATCCGCAGGAAAAGCGATACGTGCAAAAATTGGTGAAGATGCAACCGTTTCTGTGATTGAAAATGATGCTAAGGAATTTTATGTATTTGGAAATAACTATGCACGCGGAACAGAAATATTGTATCAAGCAATGGATTTGAAAATGCCTGAAAAAGTAAAAGAAAAGGCACTTAAATCCGGCATTTATGTCCTCTCATCGGAAGTGCTTCCTGAGTATACTGGAGATTATATTATCTTTAGCAAAAACCCAGATGTTGTTAATTCATTTGTAGAGACCGAGACATGGAAAAATATACCTGCAGTTAAAAACGATCGTATATTTGAAATAAATAGTAAAGCATCCACCTACAGTGATCCAATCACTTTAGAGCATCTTCTGGAATTTTTCGAAAAATCATTTCTTAACAAATAA
- a CDS encoding Imm6 family immunity protein, whose translation MIEKIIEMNSDLQVAFLLTLSEKVIGMLSKSSGYKAAVEAIDLCWDWVENKNISGDTIYQFFDNADETGLFILMQFEEKELKMKAWNCIIDAIAFTDWKAYIEQGEKYLPGPIESVDEDLFHHFINNFLEINHGKDGMIYRLIDILQDNYSNNKIDANIRKQILSSIE comes from the coding sequence GTGATAGAAAAAATCATTGAAATGAACTCTGATTTACAGGTAGCATTTCTTTTAACTTTGTCTGAGAAAGTTATAGGCATGCTTTCGAAATCTTCTGGGTATAAAGCTGCAGTCGAAGCAATTGACTTATGCTGGGATTGGGTTGAAAACAAAAACATTTCTGGAGATACTATCTATCAATTTTTTGACAATGCAGATGAAACAGGTCTATTCATACTGATGCAATTTGAGGAGAAGGAATTAAAGATGAAGGCTTGGAACTGCATTATTGATGCGATTGCATTTACTGATTGGAAAGCTTATATTGAGCAAGGGGAAAAATATTTACCTGGTCCAATAGAATCAGTGGATGAGGATCTATTTCATCATTTCATAAATAATTTCTTAGAAATTAACCATGGAAAGGATGGAATGATCTATCGATTAATTGATATTTTACAAGATAATTATTCAAATAATAAAATTGATGCAAATATAAGAAAACAAATTTTATCTAGCATTGAATAA
- a CDS encoding immunity protein YezG family protein yields METKIMEQTYQQIANTLVNMIPEDWKQIFLYAEFREGYKKVFFYYYPEIGGEPVYSLDITDLFNVDEEEFEGLDNDLYNCFSKMREELKEQEQELWTNLTFILDNTGKMQMNYGYDDISELSPVEKQDKWESEYLN; encoded by the coding sequence ATGGAAACCAAAATAATGGAGCAGACATATCAACAAATTGCGAATACATTAGTTAATATGATTCCAGAGGATTGGAAACAAATCTTTTTATACGCTGAGTTTAGAGAAGGTTATAAAAAGGTTTTTTTCTACTATTACCCTGAAATTGGAGGGGAACCAGTATATAGTCTGGATATAACTGATTTATTTAATGTTGATGAGGAAGAGTTTGAGGGGCTTGATAATGATTTGTATAATTGTTTTTCGAAAATGCGTGAAGAACTTAAGGAGCAAGAACAGGAACTATGGACTAACCTAACTTTCATTTTAGATAACACAGGAAAAATGCAAATGAATTATGGATATGATGATATTTCAGAACTTAGCCCTGTAGAAAAACAAGATAAATGGGAATCTGAATACCTAAATTAA
- a CDS encoding SMI1/KNR4 family protein: MDKLSFLKQYRKSIEFVSNKDLLNIEKENMPEKWIEIFKETDKTRKKDKLIALWNNVCEKELSNTISYLKENLLEIELIVDNGQYAVLYSVMSENDEILYYEGGIPTNSINISEMQQNWSNVPVSIKGFYEKLHNGFYYLPSRAMGLVPVDHITHFEDYEWGILEELDEPLGINMATTYGFFENGMGGYVAIDLKNCIDDLATLWFTNDKPEYNVDFWDIVDEWIVIGLQDN, translated from the coding sequence GTGGATAAATTATCTTTTTTAAAACAATACAGGAAAAGTATCGAGTTTGTATCTAACAAAGACTTACTCAATATTGAAAAGGAAAATATGCCTGAAAAATGGATAGAGATATTTAAAGAAACAGATAAAACTAGAAAGAAAGATAAACTAATAGCTTTATGGAATAATGTGTGTGAAAAAGAATTGAGTAATACTATATCATACTTGAAAGAGAATTTATTAGAAATTGAACTAATTGTAGATAATGGACAATATGCAGTACTATATAGCGTAATGAGTGAAAATGACGAAATTCTCTATTATGAAGGTGGTATACCGACCAATTCTATTAATATTTCAGAAATGCAACAAAATTGGTCAAATGTACCAGTATCTATTAAGGGATTTTATGAAAAGTTACATAATGGGTTTTATTATCTGCCAAGTAGAGCTATGGGGCTTGTACCAGTAGACCACATTACTCATTTTGAGGATTACGAATGGGGAATACTTGAAGAATTAGATGAACCATTAGGAATTAATATGGCAACAACATATGGTTTTTTTGAAAATGGCATGGGAGGATATGTTGCTATAGATTTAAAAAACTGTATAGATGACTTAGCGACATTATGGTTTACTAATGATAAGCCTGAGTATAATGTGGATTTCTGGGATATTGTAGATGAATGGATTGTAATAGGGCTACAAGACAATTGA
- a CDS encoding antitoxin YezG family protein, with amino-acid sequence MNESILNDYYQNIAQTVNEMIPEEWSKVILYGEITEGTGTAFFFYQSNINDKLIYSHDIPELHSISRREYRDTWRKLIKVLKELSDEFKNNNQEQWTNLTFTLESSGKFKVDYDYEDLSDADDHERRVIWEYTHLGILPESEYDKSILEEYLKKE; translated from the coding sequence TTGAATGAATCAATACTAAATGATTATTATCAGAATATAGCTCAAACTGTAAATGAGATGATTCCAGAAGAATGGAGTAAAGTAATTTTGTATGGAGAAATTACTGAGGGGACAGGGACTGCGTTCTTTTTCTATCAGTCTAATATTAATGATAAACTCATATATAGCCATGATATCCCTGAATTACATAGTATTAGTAGAAGGGAGTATAGAGATACATGGCGGAAGTTAATAAAGGTCTTAAAAGAATTATCGGATGAATTTAAAAATAATAATCAAGAACAATGGACCAATTTAACTTTTACTTTAGAAAGTTCAGGGAAATTTAAGGTTGACTATGATTATGAAGATCTATCAGATGCGGATGATCACGAAAGAAGGGTTATTTGGGAATATACTCATTTGGGTATTTTACCTGAATCTGAATATGATAAGAGTATTTTAGAAGAATACCTTAAGAAAGAATAA
- a CDS encoding polymorphic toxin type 15 domain-containing protein, which yields MSRQDANKKANEWLETQAALHNPDQIAGGSPINIGGMGDKKVNSSIGSQWKYRIDVLDEKIRELSKTMVESERKSTYLNVKLMN from the coding sequence TTGTCTAGACAAGACGCAAACAAAAAAGCAAATGAATGGTTAGAAACTCAAGCTGCTCTCCATAACCCGGATCAAATTGCGGGAGGAAGTCCTATTAATATAGGTGGAATGGGGGATAAAAAAGTTAATTCTTCTATTGGTTCTCAATGGAAATACAGAATAGATGTATTAGATGAAAAAATAAGAGAGCTATCAAAAACCATGGTTGAATCAGAAAGAAAATCAACATATTTAAATGTTAAATTAATGAATTAA